The following DNA comes from Terriglobia bacterium.
CTCGATGGTCTGCAGGCGCAACGGCGATGGCCCCTGGGGAGGGCCCTCCATGTTTACCATGGGTGGTGCAAGCTTCGGACTTCAGATTGGCGGTTCGGCGACCGACATTGTCATGATCGTGATGAGCGCCAGAGGAGCCGAGAAATTGATGGGGAACAAGACGCAGCTCGGGGCAGACGCTTCGGTTGCCGGAGGCCCTGTGGGCCGCACGTCCCAGGCGGCCACCGATCTGCAGATGCACGCGGAGATTCTCACCTACTCGCGGGCCCGGGGCTTGTTCGCAGGCATATCTCTACAGGGTGCTTTCATGAAAACAGACGGCGAGGCGAACGAGCGGCTTTACGGCCGCAAGCTGGAGCCGAAGGAGATATGCCTGCAGGGCGCAGGCGGAATTCCTGCTCCGGCCCGGGAACTCCATGCTGAGCTGACCAAAATCTCACCGCACGGCGGCCAGAAGCTGGCCCGCTAGCGTGTTGCGATATTCCAGACCGCGCATGCTTGCTTTCCTGCTACTTAAACAGAAAAGGGCGGGAGCGAACTCCCGCCCTTCCGGACCCTGAACTCGGAGATTCCAACTACTTCATTTCGCCTGCGTAGATGTTCATAACCGTCTGAAGCAATTTCACCGCCTGCTCCCTGGGCCGCTGGAAGGAGTTGCGGCCGATGATCGAGCCAAAACCTCCTCCGTCACGAATGGCGCGGGCTTCGTCAAACACGTTCGCATCGGCGACCTTTGTTCCTCCGGAGAAGATAACGATCCGGCGGCCGGCGAAGGAGGACTGAACGACGTGGCGCACCCGGTCCGTCAAGGTGCTGATGGGCACCTTGGCGCTCTCATAAGCCTTCCGCGCGGCCTCCTGCTCAATGTGTTCGCTGGGCAGCTTCACCTTAATCAGGTGAGCGCCGAGCTGCGCGGCAATCTGGGCGCCGTAGGCGACGACGTCGATGGCCGTTTCGCCCTCCTTGCTGATGTCCGACCCACGCGGGTATGACCACACGACAACGGCCAGCCCGCGACCCTTGGCCTCGGCAGCAAGTTCCCGCAGTTCCTCGTACATGGTCCGCGCGGCGGCCGATCCGGGATAAATTGTGAAGCCGATGGCTACGCATCCCAGGCGCAGAGCATCCTGGACGCTGCCGGTGACGGACGAAAGCGGGTCCTTCTCATCGTGCAGGGTATCGTGGTTGTTGAGCTTCAGGATGAGGGGAATCTCTCCCGCGTGGCGTCCGGCGGCGGATTCCAGAAATCCCAGCGGCGCCGCATAGGCGTTGCAGCCGGACTCGAGGGCCAGTTCAAAATGATAATTGGGGTCGTAGGCGGCTGGGTTCACAGCGAAACTGCGCGCGGGCCCGTGTTCAAAACCCTGGTCGACGGGCAGAATCACCAGTTTGCCTGTTCCAGCGAGGCGCCCGCTGTTCAACAGACGCGCGATATTGGTTTTTGTTCCCGGGGAATCGCTTTCATACCAACTCAGGATTTCCCGCACACGCTCCGTCATCCGGCCGCTTTGATTCTGCCGTCCGATACGGGGAACGGCTTCCGTGGTTGCCATACTCTTCCTCCAACTTGAGTGGACTTGTAACACTTCAGATTACAGGCCACAAGACAGTACTGGCAAGCAAAAAACTCTGGGGCGTTCACCTCCGGCAGCACCCATCCGCCCACGCGCAAGGACGTCCTGGGCAAACGACATGCAGGGCGATGGTGAGTTTCATAATGCCCGGCCATGCGGAGATCCCAGGCAATCCGGCGGGGCCGCGCTGCTTATCCTGTGTTATATTGAGACCACCTTACTCAGGTTTAATTCGTTATTAGAAGGGAGAACAGGTATGGGTCAGCATTCTGAAGTCAGCCGGCGGGAATTCTTAAAGTCGGGCGCCAGGACGGGCGCGGGTCTGGCAGCCATGGGTGGGCTCGGCCTGGTTGGGGCAACCGGGAAAGTCCTGGGAGCTAATGACCGTGTCCGGGTTGCCGTGTGCGGCGTCCGTGGGCGAGGATGGGACCACGTCAAGGGATACTCGAAACTCCCCAACGTGCAGATTGCGGCGATTTGCGATGTGGACGAGAACGTGGGCAACGAGCGGATCGCCGACATGGAGAAAATGGGGCTTGCCAAGCCGGCATA
Coding sequences within:
- a CDS encoding lipid-binding SYLF domain-containing protein; translation: MKYVVAGLLMISVYVPAFAQGREDQRLNRSAEILQEIMKTPEKGIPQDLLDKAVCVAIVPSYKKVAFGFGASGGKGSMVCRRNGDGPWGGPSMFTMGGASFGLQIGGSATDIVMIVMSARGAEKLMGNKTQLGADASVAGGPVGRTSQAATDLQMHAEILTYSRARGLFAGISLQGAFMKTDGEANERLYGRKLEPKEICLQGAGGIPAPARELHAELTKISPHGGQKLAR
- a CDS encoding class I fructose-bisphosphate aldolase; amino-acid sequence: MTERVREILSWYESDSPGTKTNIARLLNSGRLAGTGKLVILPVDQGFEHGPARSFAVNPAAYDPNYHFELALESGCNAYAAPLGFLESAAGRHAGEIPLILKLNNHDTLHDEKDPLSSVTGSVQDALRLGCVAIGFTIYPGSAAARTMYEELRELAAEAKGRGLAVVVWSYPRGSDISKEGETAIDVVAYGAQIAAQLGAHLIKVKLPSEHIEQEAARKAYESAKVPISTLTDRVRHVVQSSFAGRRIVIFSGGTKVADANVFDEARAIRDGGGFGSIIGRNSFQRPREQAVKLLQTVMNIYAGEMK